The Streptomyces sp. HUAS CB01 genome has a segment encoding these proteins:
- the alc gene encoding allantoicase: MAIPSFTGNAHPYGGGDPYADYRTADFPFTGLANLADRRLGAGVIAANDEFFAQRENLLVPEPAEFDPEHFGHKGKIMDGWETRRRRGASAERPWPTADDHDWALVRLGAPGVIRGIVVDTAHFRGNMPQAVSVEGTAWEGAEGAPTPEELLSEGVKWTTLVPRTPVGGHAANGFEVTAEQRFTHLRVNQHPDGGIARLRVYGEVVPDPKWLATLGTFDVVALENGGAVQDASNRFYSPPANTINPGRSRKMDDGWETARRRDQGNDWIRYRLVAESEIRAVEIDTAYLKGNSAGWASLSVRTGEDGEWTEFLPRTRLQPDTNHRFVLDTPAVGTHVRIDIFPDGGFSRLRLFGSLTGQGTAELAARHRELGG; the protein is encoded by the coding sequence GTGGCGATACCGTCCTTCACCGGCAACGCGCACCCGTACGGGGGCGGCGACCCGTACGCCGACTACCGCACCGCGGACTTCCCGTTCACCGGTCTCGCGAACCTCGCCGACCGCCGGCTCGGCGCCGGTGTGATCGCCGCGAACGACGAGTTCTTCGCCCAGCGGGAGAACCTGCTGGTCCCCGAGCCCGCAGAGTTCGACCCCGAGCACTTCGGCCACAAGGGCAAGATCATGGACGGCTGGGAGACGCGGCGCCGCCGCGGTGCCTCGGCCGAGCGGCCCTGGCCCACGGCCGACGACCACGACTGGGCGCTGGTCCGCCTCGGCGCGCCCGGCGTGATCCGCGGCATCGTCGTCGACACCGCGCACTTCCGGGGCAACATGCCGCAGGCCGTCTCCGTCGAGGGGACCGCCTGGGAAGGGGCCGAGGGCGCGCCCACCCCGGAGGAACTCCTCTCCGAGGGCGTGAAGTGGACGACCCTGGTGCCCCGCACGCCCGTGGGCGGTCACGCCGCCAACGGCTTCGAGGTCACCGCCGAACAGCGCTTCACGCATCTGCGCGTCAACCAGCACCCCGACGGGGGCATCGCACGGCTGCGCGTGTACGGAGAGGTCGTCCCGGACCCGAAGTGGCTCGCCACGCTCGGCACCTTCGACGTCGTGGCACTGGAGAACGGCGGGGCGGTGCAGGACGCCTCCAACCGCTTCTACTCGCCGCCCGCCAACACCATCAACCCGGGCCGCTCCCGCAAGATGGACGACGGCTGGGAGACCGCGCGCCGCCGCGACCAGGGCAACGACTGGATCCGGTACCGGCTGGTCGCCGAGTCCGAGATCCGTGCCGTCGAGATCGACACCGCCTACCTCAAGGGCAACTCCGCCGGCTGGGCCTCCCTGTCCGTCAGGACCGGCGAGGACGGCGAGTGGACCGAGTTCCTGCCGCGCACCCGCCTCCAGCCCGACACCAACCACCGTTTCGTACTGGACACCCCGGCGGTCGGCACGCACGTCCGCATCGACATCTTCCCGGACGGGGGCTTCTCCCGGCTGCGCCTCTTCGGCTCGCTCACCGGGCAGGGAACCGCGGAGCTGGCGGCCCGCCACCGGGAACTGGGCGGCTGA
- a CDS encoding DUF418 domain-containing protein produces MTETLSTPAGTRRPPGGRLALLDVLRGTAVLGTLMTNVWVFTAPGAEWGILAGAGGMPGFASLPDAAESLFRLAADGKFLSMLTILFGVGIAIQFDSAARRGLPWPRTYRGRALFLLAEGTVHFVLVFAWDVLMGYAVTALLVAWLLTRSDRARSRVMWWAGGLHLLLMAGVTAALVALGDEGGGGDGGVPPEVVELYAHAGYAEQIAFRLENAVALRLEPVLTFGLLLFLFLLGVRLYRAGAFGADAAGRRIRIRMLCWGLGPGVPLTALSALAAPDGFLLGRYCAAPLVAVGYIGLIGTVVDRLRREGPLTKGLTSVGRTALSAYVLQNVLCVLVSYGIGLGLAARLGDSGRPWWVMGLWAAVCSVLMAGSALWLRRFSKGPLESVQIRILRR; encoded by the coding sequence ATGACCGAGACCCTGTCCACCCCGGCCGGCACGCGACGCCCCCCGGGCGGGCGGCTGGCCCTGCTCGACGTACTGCGCGGGACCGCCGTCCTCGGCACGCTGATGACGAACGTGTGGGTCTTCACCGCACCCGGCGCGGAGTGGGGAATCCTCGCGGGCGCAGGCGGCATGCCGGGGTTCGCCTCCCTGCCCGACGCGGCCGAGTCCCTGTTCCGGCTCGCCGCGGACGGCAAGTTCCTCTCCATGCTGACGATCCTCTTCGGCGTCGGCATCGCCATCCAGTTCGACTCCGCCGCCCGGCGCGGGCTGCCCTGGCCGCGCACGTACCGGGGGCGGGCGCTGTTCCTCCTCGCCGAGGGCACCGTGCACTTCGTCCTGGTCTTCGCATGGGACGTCCTCATGGGGTACGCGGTCACGGCGCTGCTCGTCGCCTGGCTGCTGACCCGCTCCGACCGGGCCCGCAGCCGGGTGATGTGGTGGGCCGGCGGTCTGCACCTGCTGCTGATGGCCGGGGTGACCGCGGCCCTGGTCGCGCTCGGGGACGAGGGCGGCGGGGGCGACGGCGGCGTCCCGCCCGAGGTCGTCGAGCTGTACGCCCACGCCGGTTACGCCGAGCAGATCGCCTTCCGCCTGGAGAACGCCGTCGCCCTGCGTCTGGAGCCGGTGCTGACGTTCGGTCTGCTGCTCTTCCTGTTCCTGCTCGGCGTACGGCTGTACCGGGCAGGGGCGTTCGGCGCCGACGCGGCCGGGCGGCGCATACGCATCCGGATGCTCTGCTGGGGACTGGGGCCGGGAGTACCGCTGACCGCGCTGTCCGCCCTCGCCGCACCCGACGGCTTCCTGCTCGGGCGCTACTGCGCCGCCCCCTTGGTGGCCGTCGGCTACATCGGCCTGATCGGCACCGTCGTGGACCGGCTCCGCCGCGAGGGCCCGCTCACGAAGGGACTCACCTCGGTCGGGCGGACGGCGCTGTCGGCGTATGTGCTGCAGAACGTCCTGTGCGTGCTCGTCTCGTACGGCATCGGTCTCGGCCTCGCGGCACGGCTCGGCGATTCCGGCCGGCCGTGGTGGGTGATGGGGCTGTGGGCGGCGGTGTGCTCCGTGCTGATGGCGGGCTCCGCGCTGTGGCTGCGGAGGTTCTCCAAGGGCCCGCTGGAGTCGGTGCAGATCAGGATCCTGCGGCGCTGA
- a CDS encoding glycerol-3-phosphate dehydrogenase/oxidase, which produces MSTPSPASSLNAARRARELAALAAGAEVDVLVVGLGATGAGAALDAASRGLSVAAIDAHDLAFGTSRWSSKLIHGGLRYLASAQLDVAHESAVERGILMERTAPHLVRAQPFVLPLTPLVPRAQAALAWAGFRAGDLLRVSARTSRTTLPAPRTLSAVETRHMAPALRPTGLRGGLLSWDGQLTDDARLVTAVARTAAAHGARILTRVRALSVGGWGAAVRDELTGEELQIRARTVINAAGVWAGGLVDDVRLRPSRGTHLVLRSDVLGGLSAGLHIPIPGETNRFVLVLPQGDGRVYVGLTDEPVDGDVPDVPEVPETDIGFLLDVLGSALDVSVEREDVVGAFAGLRPLLDTSGTGEQGRTADISRKHAVLTSGDGVVTVVGGKLTTYRRMAQDAVDAAVRARGLHAGRCRTASLPLVGAARPDALAALDAPRRLIRRYGSEAPAVHALGLADPELARPVVPGHPVTAAELLWAVRHEGALDESDVLDRRTRIGLVPHDRESARDAAREALSARVG; this is translated from the coding sequence ATGAGCACTCCGAGTCCCGCCTCCTCCCTGAACGCGGCGCGCCGCGCGCGGGAGCTCGCCGCACTCGCCGCCGGGGCCGAGGTCGACGTCCTCGTCGTCGGCCTCGGCGCGACGGGCGCCGGCGCCGCCCTCGACGCCGCCTCCCGGGGACTGTCGGTCGCCGCGATCGACGCCCACGACCTCGCCTTCGGCACCTCCCGGTGGAGCTCCAAGCTCATCCACGGCGGACTGCGCTACCTGGCGAGCGCCCAGCTGGACGTCGCCCACGAGAGCGCCGTCGAACGGGGCATCCTCATGGAGCGCACCGCACCGCACCTCGTACGCGCGCAGCCGTTCGTCCTCCCGCTGACGCCGCTGGTCCCGCGCGCCCAGGCCGCGCTGGCCTGGGCCGGCTTCCGGGCGGGCGACCTGCTGCGGGTCTCCGCCCGCACCTCGCGGACGACCCTGCCCGCGCCGCGCACCCTCTCGGCGGTGGAGACCCGCCACATGGCGCCCGCGCTGCGGCCGACCGGGCTGCGCGGCGGACTGCTGTCCTGGGACGGGCAGCTCACCGACGACGCCAGGCTGGTGACCGCCGTCGCCAGGACCGCGGCCGCGCACGGCGCCCGGATCCTCACCCGGGTGCGCGCGCTCTCCGTCGGCGGCTGGGGCGCGGCCGTGCGCGACGAACTGACCGGCGAGGAACTGCAGATCCGCGCCCGCACGGTGATCAACGCCGCCGGGGTCTGGGCGGGCGGGCTCGTCGACGACGTACGGCTGCGCCCCTCCCGCGGCACCCACCTGGTGCTCCGCTCCGATGTCCTCGGCGGCCTCTCGGCCGGCCTGCACATCCCGATCCCCGGCGAGACCAACCGCTTCGTCCTCGTCCTGCCGCAGGGCGACGGCCGGGTGTACGTGGGCCTGACCGACGAGCCGGTCGACGGCGACGTGCCCGACGTGCCGGAGGTGCCCGAGACGGACATCGGCTTCCTCCTCGACGTCCTCGGCTCCGCGCTCGACGTCTCCGTGGAGCGCGAGGACGTGGTCGGGGCCTTCGCCGGGCTGCGGCCGCTGCTGGACACCTCCGGCACCGGGGAGCAGGGCCGCACGGCGGACATCTCGCGCAAGCACGCCGTCCTCACCTCGGGCGACGGTGTCGTCACCGTCGTCGGCGGCAAACTCACCACGTACCGGCGGATGGCCCAGGACGCGGTGGACGCCGCGGTCAGGGCACGCGGACTGCACGCCGGGCGGTGCCGGACGGCATCGCTGCCGCTGGTCGGCGCCGCCCGCCCGGACGCGCTCGCCGCACTGGACGCGCCCCGCCGGCTGATCCGCCGCTACGGGTCCGAGGCCCCCGCCGTCCACGCCCTCGGCCTCGCCGACCCCGAGCTGGCCCGGCCCGTCGTCCCCGGGCATCCCGTCACGGCGGCCGAACTCCTGTGGGCCGTACGGCACGAAGGCGCCCTGGACGAGTCCGACGTCCTCGACCGCCGCACCCGGATCGGCCTGGTGCCGCACGACCGCGAGAGCGCGCGGGACGCGGCGCGCGAGGCACTGTCCGCGCGGGTCGGCTGA
- a CDS encoding TetR/AcrR family transcriptional regulator, with the protein MTPIRHNHADGDAVLDAARDCVLAVGVRRTTLTDVARRAGVSRMTLYRRWPDVRTLVGDLMTREWIALAVGAMPSAEPDVATRTRLVDGLVAGVAAFRAHPLFHKIVDVDPELLLPYVLDRRGASQDALLGLITGALAEGHADGTVRQLHPDLQARSLLLVVQSFAMSLRTMTEPDDPELTDAAFLEELRTLLERTLTP; encoded by the coding sequence CTGCGTCCTGGCCGTCGGCGTACGCCGGACCACCCTCACCGACGTGGCCCGGCGCGCCGGTGTGTCACGCATGACCCTGTACCGCCGCTGGCCGGACGTGCGGACGCTCGTCGGCGACCTGATGACCCGCGAGTGGATCGCCCTCGCCGTGGGGGCCATGCCCTCGGCCGAACCGGACGTCGCCACCCGGACCCGGCTGGTCGACGGACTCGTCGCCGGGGTCGCGGCCTTCCGGGCGCACCCGCTGTTCCACAAGATCGTCGACGTGGATCCGGAACTGCTGCTGCCGTACGTCCTGGACCGCCGCGGCGCCAGCCAGGACGCGCTCCTCGGGCTGATCACCGGCGCTCTGGCGGAGGGCCACGCCGACGGAACCGTGCGGCAGCTGCACCCGGATCTGCAGGCCCGGTCGCTGCTGCTCGTCGTGCAGTCCTTCGCCATGTCGCTGCGGACGATGACCGAACCGGACGACCCCGAGCTCACCGACGCGGCCTTCCTCGAAGAGCTGCGGACCCTTCTGGAGAGGACCCTCACGCCATGA